A window of Cervus elaphus chromosome 23, mCerEla1.1, whole genome shotgun sequence genomic DNA:
TAAATTATTACCTATCGATTCTAAAAGGCTAATTTTGAAAGGTAATTTTATTTGTTATGACCTCTGTTACACACTGTATTTATGCTGTTGAAGCATAGGAAACAGTATTAAACCAggaatttaaatttacatttttacataCCTGGGAATGGTTATTTTCATCTCCAAtaggtttttcttcttcttcctctgatGTCATTTCTAAGTCTAGTTCTGCTGACAAATCTGTATGTTTAGTTAAAATTACTTAGAATATTTAGATAAAAGACATAATCTTTAATTAAAACATAGATTTAAAACACTGTATCAAATGACATCTTAAATCAATCTTAATCTTCAGCTGAATATTCACGTCTTTAAGAAATACTTCCAATGATCTAAAATTTCAACAATTTGGAAAATACCAGATGTCCCCAGGATACAGGCACACAAACAGCTCAAAGATTCATTCACAAAATCATCCAAACATCAatgaacaaaacaatcagaaaccaaacaaatttcaaaatacaggACAGACATATAAAGTCACAATACGTTCTCTTCTCTACTTCGTAACAGTACCTTTTTAACAACATGCCAAGCTTCAACTGCAACATTACTCATGATTTACAAAATTCCTCttactttttatacttttatcaGTTCCTTAATCTGAAATGCTTCCCTGTACTCTTCTGAAAAATTACTTTTCCTCTTATAAGACTCAGCCTGCTTTGTGAAGTTGTCCTTGATTACAGCCATCTTTCCTCAGATAAACAGATATCCCTTTCTTTGTAGCTACCTTagtacttttaagatttttctagtGTATCTTCATCACCTGAATTGTAAATTATTTCTTCACATGTCTAACTTCTCGGCTCCTAGACTGCACAGGACAAGCTCCtaaaaatcagttttgaataagtagtccttatttattttattcaataattatttatcaGCTTTCTGCTCTATACTAGACACTGGAGTTGGAAGAAAAATGTAGATGAAAGATGTCAGGGAATGCTTTTCTAGAGATGATGCCTGAGCGGAGACTTGCACAGTTcaaggaaaagagagggaaggCATGCAAGGCTGTAGCAAGACGGGCAGAAGCACACACAGGAGAGGGTAAGTATCTGTCCAAAGTACAGGGTCAGGTGAGGAGGGCGTCAGCAGCAGCTCAGGATTCCACAGCAAACGACAGAAAGGGCGCGAGAAAGAGCGAGAGTCAGGCAGAAGTCAGATTACAAAAGCCTCACATGTCACTTTACGATGCCTGGACATTAATGTGATTTGAAGAGTGGTTCACAGTCACACTTGCTTTTGAAAGAGGTGACTCTAAGTGCTTCAAGAGGAATGAATTTGAAGGGCATACAAATAAATGGAGGGAGATGAATCTGAAGGCATTAttagtggaaaaaaacaaaagtgatcCAGGCCTGAACTGGGGGAGCGTTTCCAGAAATATTTAGGATATAAAATTGTCTGAGTCCAGTATAGAATAAATCTTcatgaaatgaataaatgtacaAATCCAGGGACCCTGAAGGAGTAGACTCTGCTGGTTACTTTATAAAAGATATCGACTGAGATGGGAAATGATCTACATAAACAGTCTGAAGTTGCTTCtatttattttgtagttttcctatTTCACATCTTCCTCTGTTGAAGGGACTGGATAGGTTTTATCTGAATTTATGTTTCATGGACATACCAAGCTAATGGAGAAACAAGGGCAAACAAGTCACttctatagattaaaaaaaaaacaacactttgAGTTTACAGCTTGTAGTCACTATTCTAGGAAATAACTGAGAATCCTTTGTAAATGCAAAGTTAACCCTATAggtgaggagagaaaagaaaaaactaggagtgaaaaaaagaaactgtatgATTTCTTACTATAGCTCTGATCATATGACTGATTAAAGCTGCTAAATTAATTGGTATTTATGGACAACACATATTAGACATGGTTACTCAATAGACTGGGCATCCTAGTAGAATCAGAATTGACTTTCTATATACTGCTTTTAAATGATACAGCACTCCTTCAATATTGCTGTGAAGTTACATTTTGAGAAGGCAATCTCTAGATGTCCACCTAGGTCTCCCAACTAGTCCCAGAGTTCTAAATATAATCCTGCTACCCCCTCTCAGGTGTAGGCTAAATACTAGGCTAAACTCCTAACTCTCTTTGTATTTATTATATTACTATGGTCAGAGGGAGAATGCAAACACCTTGCTAAGAGGTATTTATTGGCTGTAGGTTGCATAAAAGGAGTCAGCAGAAGGGAGCTTTTGCCACAAAATCTAATTTGGAACCGTCAGAATGATGGTAAGGCCATGCCCAGGGGGCCCACAGCTGAGTGCTCTGGGCTTCTGCATTaccttctttgctttctctgttttctggcaGCTGAGACTCAGGTCATGGAGTATGTAATTCCCTACCAGAAACACCGCTCCAATATTCATCTTTTATCTAGTACATCTATCCAAATTCTGTGGATGCTGACTGATTTTTGGTCATTGATTGTGATATCAGTGGACACTGATCAAGTTTTAAATGCCCTGCTCTTTGATAAGTCTCATTATTGAGGCTCAAACTAGTAGAATCGGaatctgaaaaatctgaaaacaaagttTCCATTTATTAGAATGTCAGTAAGAACACAGCTCTAACTAACTTGTACAGTCTTTCTTCAGAGAATCAGTTTCAtgtcctcctctcccctcaaaCTCACTAGTCCTTCACAGCTTCTTATGTCTTACACGTCACTGCCATTCATGAAGAGACGTTAACTTGTGTCTCATTTTTTCTACTTGCTAATTTTCTAGTCTTACTTTGATTCACTCAATCTGTGTTACATATTCTGCATTCCATAAGAACTTTATTAATAATGATTTTTCTTcaacatacaaatattttattaacaaaatttatgtcatttattttacatttaattatgcATGACAATATTGTGTATTCTAGAGACCACGGTTTTAAAAACACCTTTAATGAATGGCACTACCTTAATTAATGGTACAAACcaagacaatgtattaaaaagcaaagacatcactttgccaacaaaggtctgcacagtcaaagctatggtttttgcagtagtcacatagggatgtgagagttggactgtaaagaaggctgagtgccaaagaactgatgctttcaaattgtggtgctagagaagactcttgagagtcccttggagagcaaagagatcaaacctgtcaatcctaagggaaatgaaccctgaaaagacactggaaggactgatgctgaaactgaagctccaatactttggacacctgatgtgaagagccaactcactggaaaagaccctgatgatggaaaagactgaggggaggagagggcgaCAGcagagagatggttggatagcatcactgattcagtggacatgaccAGGCgaactcggggagatggtgagggacagggaggcctggcgtgctacagtccataaggtcacagagagttggacacgatttagcgaccgaacaccaccaccaacagctACTTTAATTACAATGAGACAGCCTTTTCTCAATGTATCATATCTTCAGAACCCATTTTTTAAGCCTTGGATAAACATCATAAACTTATATAAGAAATGATAGCCTTGTGTGTGACTAATTGTTTCCATGTGAAAATAGGATAAGTCCAGGACCACACTGGATCCAAAAAGCACAGAGCACCATGAGACATGAATGAATACAACACAGAAATatttgcttcaaaaaaaaaaaaaaagctgtcaggTCTAAATTTAAGAGAAGTCAAAGAAACAAGCAAGAAATGTAAAAGTGAAACATTGGCGATCGTCTTCATTCTTGTCGAACTGTACTAGGGTCAGCAGCGTTGGGACCGGGAGGCCAGATAACCATGTCAGCTGCAGCTGTGGATGCAGCTAATGCAGCCCTCTTATCGGGGTCCAAAGAAATGAGTTTGGAGGAACCAAAGAAGATGACTAGAGAGGactggagaaagaagaaggagCTTGAAGAACAGCGAAAATTGGGTAATGCCCCTGCAGAAGTTgatgaagaaggaaaagacatCAATCCTCCTATTCCTCAGTATATTTCTTCAGTGCCATGGTATATTGATCCATCAAAAAGGCCTACTTTAAAGCACCAGAGACCACAGCCAGAGAAACAAAAGCAGTACAGCTCATCAGGAGAATGGTACAAGAGGGGTGTAACTACTAAATACCGAAAAGGGGCGTGTGAAAACTGTGGAGCCATGacacacaaaaagaaagacagtttTGAGAGACCTAGGCGAATTGGAGCAAAATTTACAGGGACTAACATAGCTCCAGATGAACATGTCCAGCCTCAGCTGATGTTTGACTACGATGGGAAGAGGGATTGGTGGAATGGCTACAATCCAGAAGAACACATGAAAATTGTAGAAGAGTATGCCAAAGTTGACCTGGCAAAACGAACGCTGAAAGCCCAAAAACTCCAAGAAGAATTAGCCTCAGGAAAATTAGTGGAACAGGCTAATTCTCCGAAACATCAGTGGGGAGAAGAGGAACCAAATTCTCAGACGGAAAAAGATCATAACAgtgaagatgaagatgaagataaatatgcagatgatattgaCGTGCCTGGACAGAATTTTGACTCTAAGAGACGAATTACTGTCCGGAATCTCAGGATTCGAGAAGATATTGCAAAATATTTGCGGAATTTAGATCCAAATTCTGCTTACTATGATCCCAAAACTAGAGCGATGAGAGAGAATCCTTATGCGAATGCTGGAAAGAATCCAGATGAAGTCAGCTATGCGGGGGATAACTTCGTTAGATACACAGGTGATACCATATCAATGGCCCAGACACAATTGTTTGCTTGGGAAGCCTATGACAAAGGGTCTGAAGTGCATCTACAAGCAGATCCTACAAAACTAGAGTTATTGTATAAGTCCTTCAAAGTCAAGAAAGAAGACTTCAAAGAACAGCAGAAAGAAAGTATCCTGGAAAAGTATGGTGGTCAAGAACACTTGGATGCTCCTCCAGCTGAATTGCTTTTAGCTCAGACTGAAGACTATGTGGAGTACTCAAGACATGGGACAGTCATCAAAGGACAGGAGCGGGCTGTTGCCTGCTCCAAGTATGAGGAAGATGTGAAGATC
This region includes:
- the LOC122681642 gene encoding pre-mRNA-splicing factor SLU7-like produces the protein MSAAAVDAANAALLSGSKEMSLEEPKKMTREDWRKKKELEEQRKLGNAPAEVDEEGKDINPPIPQYISSVPWYIDPSKRPTLKHQRPQPEKQKQYSSSGEWYKRGVTTKYRKGACENCGAMTHKKKDSFERPRRIGAKFTGTNIAPDEHVQPQLMFDYDGKRDWWNGYNPEEHMKIVEEYAKVDLAKRTLKAQKLQEELASGKLVEQANSPKHQWGEEEPNSQTEKDHNSEDEDEDKYADDIDVPGQNFDSKRRITVRNLRIREDIAKYLRNLDPNSAYYDPKTRAMRENPYANAGKNPDEVSYAGDNFVRYTGDTISMAQTQLFAWEAYDKGSEVHLQADPTKLELLYKSFKVKKEDFKEQQKESILEKYGGQEHLDAPPAELLLAQTEDYVEYSRHGTVIKGQERAVACSKYEEDVKINNHTHIWGSYWKEGRWGYKCYHSFFKYSYCTGEAGNDIANSEECIINDATGEESVKKPQTLMEMHQEKLKEEKKKKKKRKHRKSSSESDEEEKKHEKLKKALNAEEARLLHVKEIMQINERKRPYNSIYETREPTEEEMEAYRMKRQRPDDPMASFLGQ